The Culex pipiens pallens isolate TS chromosome 2, TS_CPP_V2, whole genome shotgun sequence DNA window ACTTTTGAATTCGCTCGATCTTCCCCGAGGACGAAATGCTTGGCTTAACCATGAACCTGGAGTTGAGTGCGATCGTGCCGCACACTTCACGATCCGTGTGGTGTTTGTAATAAGTCAACTCACATGGCTGCAGAACGAAAAAGTACTCCCTGAACGTGGGAAGCACATATCCTCGCCTGAACAGATAACCCTTCTTCACCACGTCCATGATCAGCGTCTGATAGATGTCTCCGATCGCCTCGCAGATCGATGCTACGTAATCGTTCACCTTGTCATAGTCTTTGAATCTCAAAATCTCCAGAAACTCGTTAAACTCCAGACTGTCGTCCGACTTCTTCAGGTAGTCGTACTTTTCCTCGTTGTTGTAGTCCAAACCGAGTGAGTTGAGCAATTGCTTCACCACGATCAACGCCTCCGACGGGTGGATCTTGACCGTAAACTGGTTGTCGTCCAGATCATCGTTGTACAAATCCGCCATCATACAGAAGATCCGAAACAGCTGGTAGACCGCTTCCTCGTTGTAGTACGCATCGTTCATGTGAAAGTCTTTGTGGCAAACCAGCCAGCACACCTCGTCGATTTTGGTTTCGTAGTTCCGCAGCAGGGACAGGGGCAACTCGGCGGACAGTGAGGAGAACACTTCCTGCCCGAGGTAGTAGAGGTAGTGGTCAAAGTTGAGCGTCGGCGTGGATCGGTAGTGGTCCAGGCCACGCTCGACGCCGTACAGATCCAACAGGGTGGCGATGTTGGCCGTGAGGACCTGGAAGGGGAAGGGAGAAAGGGTGTTAATGATTTACAATAAAACATTCCAAGACTTCCCTTGACCTCTCGAGATGACCAAAAATGTTGTTCCAGAAACCTTAATACATATTATACAATTTCAAgaagtatatttttaattatataaattatacaaacttttgtgaaatcttACAACAAGAACACACAAAAATTCAGATATCATTAAACATaacatttagaattttagaatcagaatatttttgagaattttgaaaattttgagaattttgggaatcttagaattttaaaattttagaattttaaaattttagaattttgagattttttagaattttgagaattttaagaatgttaaaatttttgaaaattttagaattttgagaatttaaagaatttaaagaattttgagaactttgagaattttgagaatttaaagaatttagataatttagagaatttagagaatttagagaattttgagaatttaaagaattttgagaactttgagaattttgagaatttaaagaatttagagaattttgagaatttagagaatttagagaatttagagatttttgagatttttgagatttttgagagTATTAGAGAGTATATTGAGTATTgagagttttcaaaattttgataattttgagaatttcgagaattttgagaattttaagattttttagaatgttgagagttttgaaaattttagaattttaaatcagCTTTTGTCGTAGGAGAATGTGTTTTAAATGGTTGGTTgctaatttcaatgaaaaataacatGTATTTCtgatttcaaaatacaaaaaaaactaatttgattaattcaaaatttaaaactttcaatgttgtcaattttgagaattttaagaatttcgagaattttgcgaattttgagaatttttaaaattttgagaattttgagaattttaagaatatggagaattttgagaatttttagcaTTATgagaattttaagcattttgagaattttagaattttaaatcaacttttgtCGTAGgagaatgtgttttaaaatgttgattgctaatttcaatgaaaaataacatGTAAttctaatttcaaaacacaaaacaaatcttatttgactaattcaaaatttaacacTTTCAATGCTACAAAGTGGTCTCGAAGCATTCTAGGGGGATCATCTTGAATGTTTTTGATTCTACCTTGTAAAATTGCAACTTAAAACATACAATAATCCACTCACCTTAAGTTTCGACTTCCCCACGAACCCGGAGCCGTCCTGCTGGAGGGTGTTGAACGCGTGCCAGATGCTGTTGGTGACATTTTTCAGCAGCGTGGTCATGGCTGATAATTGCGCGTAATTTTCTTCCTCTGTCTGGCTGGTTGATGTCTGCGGATTCGGCTTAACTTTTTGCTTGTTATTGTTTGCAACAATCAGTTCACTGAACACTTTTGTTTTCCTGTGCACTTATTTCATGATTGGTGCTTGCTATGTTTAAACTGTTTTAAgaactttttgtattttagcactacgattttaaccttttttcttctgccaaacataaaaaaagcattaaaaCGGCTAGTTCTCACGATTGATAAGAGAGCACCTATAGCTTGAGCCGCGGGTTCACCCTGACTGTTGAGCAATTATTTCACAAATAGCTGTTCAGAGCTGTTCCAAGACCTCATCCAAATCATATTTACATATTTGGTGCCTCTTTCCATGTGTAGTAGATATACTGGTATTGTTGTTACTTGGCTTAGCTGGTGCTGTCGGATGGAAATTCCTCAACCGGTGAATATCTCGTCATATCTCTGTTGTGAATGAATCATCCCCCGGACCCGTGCCGTGTAGCGTAGAACTTGGCCAACAGTGTTGTGAATGCAACGTGCAATAGTGTTTGGAACACCTTGACGTCAATCGTCGGTTTACGTCGTAAAAGGTTCTATTATGCCCGTGTGGAGTGACATTCTTCGCTGTTGCATATCATGGATTCACAACCAAGTTGGAGCAAATCTCTATTGTGCATGGCGGATGACCTATTGTGACCAGTGAATCACTCAAAAACGTCATATGATATGAACGGGATCGTTTAGACGTCACGATCATATTACGGACCGTGACAAGGTTGAGTGCACGTGGGCAGTTAAACACACTTGAAACAAAACCAACTGCTTTTCATAACCGTGATCGAAAGCCTTCAAGGTTACATTAGCACTGTGGTCAACGGACTTCCATTGTGGCTCATTGGCTCATaataatcaatttatcaattaccATATAAATCGCAAATGCTTGATCCCCGCGCGTCGCCGCGACAATCGTGACCAGGTAATTTGTCCATCATGATAGGATTgagtgagcaaaaaaaaaaaaaaatacatgcctCTAAGCCCAACATTCAAGCTTCCGGCGTGGTTCAAACGGACAGGCGACATCCTCCGTGGCGGCAAAATAACGTTTGCTATCTTGTGTTGTAGatattgttgttgctgttgttgtgtcACATATAAGGGCATAAACTCATATTTCTCTCGGCGAGACGTGACCCGTAGCGCGCAGCTGAGATACTGACCTGCGGAGTACCGTAAAGTTGTGCTATTTTGACACAGCTGTGCTTAGGCCTTAAGCctgcttttttattttggtacacagtaaaaaaaatgtgtaaatttcgaaGGTGTAAATTAGGAAGGTTCTATATTATaattacacacttagatttttctaCCGAATTTTCACTTGCTGAACGGTTCGGTAAACCGAAAATTACGAATTCGGttaaaaattaccgaaattcggtaacaaagttcattattgttcatcgtacaaccgaaactcggtaaaattttgttcattttgacagatggtgtACCGATCTAAACTTAACCTATTTTTCAACTACGGAATTCAGTAAAAACatcttgttttagaaaaacattcaaatcttgattcagaacaTTTCAATAATAGCatgttttttgtgttatttgtagaagccccaaaagtgaaagacaccatcTACGACATTaataaaaatccgtttttttttcttcttaaaaacaGCTTATGTTTTTTCTTAACTGCATATTAGCATACAACTAATATATTactcttctcattgaaaagtgccagcgacaaaattgggcgaaaagttcatcgcccggagatcgcgagttggcgcgagcgaatgaacaccgcgaaaaaagattcgggggtgcattggggttaaatgattaTTTCGTTATTCggtttaattagaaaataataattttttcgtaaatatcgctactttgatgcgatgtaattaatttttacagtaaattaggcattgttacatcaaattttacctttcaaacgcactagaatggccaaattttaaaacaacaatgtttgccaatttgaccattttacccccaattccccttgtagaacaaaagaaaagttcatccgcgaaCTGTCAGCAGcacgctgttttgtttgctagatcaacatttggaaatgtcgaacgttgaaggaaatcgctcaaaaaatggaaattaaccgatttcaaatgttttggccgcaaatgaaaggtaagcgtggctaattttttattccgatctgtaaaacttgttctggcgagggttctgggcactgcggcaatcgattttaacggcgggttgcttccggttgcatttaatttgcggagaaggtttttcaatccaccaggggcttattcgggggcaacagtttcggtaatccggaacttccggtaagtttaatatttgcagtgtttagcatgaaaaacaaacttaggctaaccacttttttcgaaaaatcataactcctcgccattttaaccgatttcaattgtcttatgcgcaaatgaaaggtgataagttagcctgtcaaagaaaaatagtaagaagtttcaaaaatctagcctaacgtATGGAAatggcgtatgaaactttaaaatgccgttttgacggtgtctggaccaaagagcctatgtctggaaatatttttatcggattccccggacatttttacataacatactgaaaaatgggaggagttcattaacaggattccaagatatgattttttgaaaataaaatccgtgttcttcgacgcgccgcgcgcaaaaaccggagaatgacgaaatttgcaaaaaatcatcttttttcactaaaactgcgataacttcaaaatttcaacgatgacatgtctgggtaccacccagtcacgacgttctagcaggattctagcagagttcttacagagctggatattcttacagcattctagcaaaaatgttccaccgttctagcaggattctggcagaatcagctctgctagaaaatttcgtgactgggcaaaagttgcgtcttttaattaaaaCAGTTTTGATCCCCAAACatctatactgcccctgatcgcataaatgtcccatatgcattttcatcggttTTGAGTTAGTGGtgcagttttgttcagaatcgcgagatctttcagaaaagcctgtaacatccaatactttgttctagaaatcaggaggaaatcaagttttttcatgaaaacttaacacgtaaccttatgtgtgggacaaacttcaaatgcgtttttctcagcttgctgtttttgcatatgggacatttatgcgaacatgggcagtataggtcatcgctgaaattttaaagttatcgcagttttagtgaaaaaagttgtttttttgccaatttcggcattctccggtttttgcgcgcggcgcgtcaaaaaacacggattttattttcaaaaaatcatatctcgtaatcctgttagggaccatccataaaccacgtggacaatttagGGGAGCgaggtatggcgattgtccatgctccatacaaaaaagtttttttgtatggataattgttcacgagggggagggggggtttgggttttccaaaaaagtgtccacgtagtttgtggatggtcccttaatgaactcctcccattttttggtatgttacgtaaaaatgtccgggaaatccgctaaaaatatttccagacataagctctttggttcagacaccgtcaaaacggtattttaaagtttcatacgcccttt harbors:
- the LOC120425513 gene encoding switch-associated protein 70-like, which produces MTTLLKNVTNSIWHAFNTLQQDGSGFVGKSKLKVLTANIATLLDLYGVERGLDHYRSTPTLNFDHYLYYLGQEVFSSLSAELPLSLLRNYETKIDEVCWLVCHKDFHMNDAYYNEEAVYQLFRIFCMMADLYNDDLDDNQFTVKIHPSEALIVVKQLLNSLGLDYNNEEKYDYLKKSDDSLEFNEFLEILRFKDYDKVNDYVASICEAIGDIYQTLIMDVVKKGYLFRRGYVLPTFREYFFVLQPCELTYYKHHTDREVCGTIALNSRFMVKPSISSSGKIERIQKFTLVSGDRTFELGAQDHKTRLQWISALQLAITYSTGREGFQRDAVNRRKQQRELEARKRQEEEQLRSIHLRQLQETNVQLEQEKLARLAAESQARQYEAVAREDSRRVAELEDVKLCLEKMLEDEIQAKRDEEIVRALQARVLAEEWEKREELEQLQIEQKNLLELERQKRIEFEHRQQENESRFRDAEQKLRQLEDERKKLDRELKMARQKITLSEENKGIVEAKLQAMAPTYRKAPDFMIRRTQSFVASDRPVVVAVPR